The nucleotide sequence AAATAAGGCAGAAAAAACAAAAAGATAAATACCGAACGATTATATAAAATAACTCCAAAAAAAAACGCTTAGGGATAAAATTTTAATTGATATATTGCAAAACGTAAAACTAATTACTTAAAATTCATGAAGAAATTATTACTTTTTGTTGTTTTATTATCTCTTTTTAGCTGTACTGACGACGACTTAACACCCGACACATCAAATGAAATTATTATTCTAGAAGACATTAGTTATCAATCATTTGATCAAGAAAAAATATTAAATACTGTAATCAATAATCATACAAGGAATAAATCCCTCCTTAATGCAAAAGGACATACCGAAAAATTTTCAGAAAAGAAATTTTTGATCGACACCACCAAAATACAAAAAATTATTAAAGACGGAAAAACCTCTTACACCTTTCATGTAAAGAGTAATGAAGCAAGTGATAATTCCTTTGAAAATATAGTGTTACAGGAGCAGGAAAATTATAAGTTTAGAGCTTATTTAATTAGATACACCCCCTCGGAACCAATAGATAAATTTGGAGAACACCATTCTTTTAATTTTAAGGGTACCAGAAAAATAACCGAAATATCGACTAATGATATATACTATTTAAATTCAACTTATGGCGGTCAATTCACTACGGTATGTAACACAATAATAGAAATTTGGTGTGATTATGGGCACCCTCACCTAGCGGGAGAGCAATGTTTTATAGAGGCCAGCTCCAAAAATGATGAGAGGTTGTATGTCAAACCAAGAAAGGTATGCAGCACAATACGTAATGAAGAAGATCCAGGAGAAAATCCAACACCTGGAATAGGAGATGACGATTATAATAACGGTGGAGGCCCAGGAGGTCCTTCGTTCCCTGGGGAAGATATAATTACTAACCCTAATCCGGATGGAAGCTATACCGACATTGATGGCGGTGATGTAATTAGCCATATTTTAAATTTAGATTTGGTAAACGAAAGACCATGGCTTGGGAGTCACCAAAATATTTATAACGAAATAAAATATTTTTTGGATACAAACAAAAATCCAGATGGCAGTTATAAAGAAAATATTATTGAGGAGGCCAGGATGCGCGTTAAAGTTGAAATGGCTGATGATAATCGCTGGAACTTTTCTGAAAAAGGCACTTTTCGTGATAGATCCGGCTTAAAATACAAGGCGACCTATAAACCTTCTCCAGCCGAAAAAATGTATCTACTGGAAAATGGTTTGGTATTATATCAATCTTCTACCAAACGTGCTATTAACCCACAAGATCTCCTAAATCTGGCCAATACTGAACCAGAAATAGAAGGATATCACTATATCTATAATTACAACATTAAAAGATGGTATGAGTACAGATTACCTAAGAATACAGTCGATAATACCGCAGATTTAGATTTTTTAATTAAAGGATTTTGGAAAGTCGCTAAATTAGTGGGTAGATATGCTACGCCCATTGAAGACGGTATAATCTTAATTGACGGAAAAGATTTTGACGGAGAACTGGCCAATCAATATGCAGCCGGTGGAATGATATTAGTTTCTATTGTCCCCGGAGGAAAAATATTAAAACCCGCAACAAAAATTATTGCTGGAGCAACAAAGTGGGTTAAAATAATTAAAATAGCAGATGGAAAAGTTATACGCTGGACTTCTAAGATTGCAAATAATTTAGTTGATTTTGGAGCATATAATAGTAGTAAATTTAGAAAACAATTAGGTCTTATGGTAGGAGATGCCACTCAGCAAGCCCATCATATATTATCGAGAAATCTTAGAAATCATAGAGTTATACAGAAAGCTGCAAAGTATGTGGATGAGCCATTTCATATTGATGAATTATTGAATGGTATTCCAGTCGAAACTTGGAGAAATCAGTTTAATCATTTTGCATATGATGCCAGAGTTAAAGCTTTACTGGATAATATTCCTGCTTCTCTTTCAGACAAGAAATCCTATGAACAATTAAAAGAGATAATTGAATATATCAGCCAAGTAATAACTGATAATAAAAATAAACATTTAAACGATTTAAATTTTTAATAAAATTATGGTATACAAAATTGAATCCAGTATAAATCAAGAAGAAATTGGTATTTATCCACAAATTGAAGAGGCCATTTATAATTGTGACCCATTAAACGATGTTCAATTTATTGACAATATTGGTAAAAAAGAAATATCGTTTGAGCCGAAAACTGCGATTGGGATATTAAATAAAGATGCATTATTGACAGATCTTCTTAGTGCTCCAATTATGGGCTTTTCAGAAAAACTTTTAGTAAGTAATAAAATGAAGAATATTTTGGATAACTATATTAAAGATAATTTCCAATCATTTAAATGCAAAATAAAAATAAGTCCATCACAAATCGTGGATTATTGGGTATTGAATCCTATCAAATTTAATAAACAATTAATTGATTATAAAAAGTCAGAAATTTATTTAATGAGAGGAGTACTACAAAAAGTTAAAAAGATAAATGTTTCTACATATAAAGAGTTTAAGGCAGAATCAATTGAACTATTGAGAAATAAAGATGAACTTATTAATATAAAATTTGTAAACTTATTTCTTAAACCAAATGATGTTCCCTTTTTTGCAATAGACAATGTAAAAGGAGGTTTTAAATACTTTATTTCTAAAGAAGTAAAGAATATCATGATTAAATCTAAGATCACTGGTGTTCATTTTGAAAAGCAAGAATAAAATTCAATCTTGAACGAAGCAAGAAAATATTAAAAAAGATTTGACATAAAGCTTTTTCTTAAAAATAAATTATAAGATTCAATGATCTTGAATTTTACGTAAATATTAGTTTTAATAAAAATACGAGTTATAATAGCTTAAGAATAAAGCCTGAAATTCGATAATTTAAGGCTTTGTTTTTCAATCTTATGTTAGTCGTTGTTTCCTACCCATAACAAAATACAGCAAGGTCCCGAAAAAACTGAAAAAGATCACAACAAGTAACCAAACGATCTTATCGTTTCCTTTAAAATCGTTTCTTACAATATCGATTATCGCCAACAAAGGGAATAATAATGCAAATAAACAGGTAATTAAGATGAGAATGAGTTGCAGGGCGCCAATAGCCAATGTTTGATGTAGCATAGTTGATTGAATTTTTATAAATCTAAGACTTTTCGTCTAAAAAAAGTCATTTTGATGAAAAATCACTAATCTTTTTCCTCCAGCTGAAAAATTTCATTGACAGAGCATTCGAAAATTCTTGATAGTTTTAAAGCCAAAATTGTAGAAGGTGCATATCGATTTTTCTCTATAGAATTTACTGTTTGTCTGGAAACTCCAATTAATTTTGCCAAATCCTCTTGGGTCATACTCTTTTTAGCCCGTTCAACTTTGATTGTATTTTTCATTAGTTAAACTTTCTAGTGTAAAAGAAAATTCCAAAATACCATAAGAACATGGTAAATAACAATTGATGAGCTTGAATATCATTTTCCCATCTTCCTTCAAAAATTATATTAACGAACGGAGATATAATAATAAAACCAACGCCATAGAGAAAAGTAGAAGCAAATGCTATTATCCTCAATTTCAAAGTACGCTCGTCTTCAATACTTTCTTTCGATACAGCTAAAATTAGTAAAGCCACAAGCAAAGTATTCCAAAAAATATTCTTTGCTAGTTCCTTTTCTATAAATAATATATCAAAGATATTAAGAAGAAAAAATACAATGGAAATAACCAATATTGAATATCCAAAAATTTTAAATTTATGCGGAAGTAATTTAAGATCTGTATTTTTCATATGTAAAGACTTTAAGTCTAAATGACAAAAATACTTTACATTTATGAGTTTTAAAAATTTTGATGAAAAATTATATTTTGAAATCTATATTAATAGAGAGAATAACGATATTCAGAAATATAAAAGCAGATAGTACTTTTTCAGTAATAAAAGTTCATCTAACTCACCCTACTTTTAAGAGTATTATCTCGATGAATTTTACCGCTGCTGGTTTCCTCAAATTTTTCAACAAAATAAATCTTTTTAGGATGCTCAAATCTTTCTAAAGACTTAAGATTAGATATTTTAGCTTTCATTTCTGTGAGGTGTTCTTCTGAAAAGGCAGCTTCAATAAATAGCACTAATTTGTTTCCTAATGAATCATTTGGCAGAGAGGTAATAAAAAAGCGAGAATCTATAATTTTACCAAGTTTTTTCTCTATTTCTTCAGGATGTAACTTTACGCCACCACTATTGATTACATTATCAATTCTACCTTTCCAATTGAATTTCTTATACGTCACAATTTCTACCACATCATTTGTAGTAATAATTTCGTCGGAAAGTTTTGGTGCTTTGATTACCAAACAATCCCGCTCGTCTTTACTAATATTGATATTGGGCAATACTTTAAAAGGCCGTGCTTGCTTTTTCTTTTTAGTAGGATTAATTCTACGAGCCGCGATATGCGTAATGGTTTCGGTCATTCCGTAAGTTTCGTAAACTTTGGTATTAACCTCTTTAACCATCTTTTGAAGTCTAAGCGACATTGCTCCTCCACCTACAATTAGTTTTCTAACTAAATGCAATCGCCCAACAGAATTATCTAATTGAAAAGGTATCATTGCACAAAAATCATAGATTTTAAAAACCTGATCTAACGGTGTAGAAGAAGGCGGTACCAAATCGAGTTGCCAACCGCAAATTATAGCTCTAATGATCATCATTTTCCCTGCAATATAAGTTGCGGGAAGACAAAGTAAGGCTTTGGTATCTTCTGGCAGATCAAAATATTTGGCAGTGGCCATAGCCGAATTTGCCATATATTCTTTTTTTAGCTGAATGGTTTTTGGCTTTCCTGTAGAACCTGAAGTTTTAACCTCAACAAAATCGTGAGGTTTTAACCATTCTAAGATGAAGTTTCCTACTTCTTCTTCAAAAGCTTCTCCTTCTTTTATAAACTTAAATGCAAGTTGGCGCAATTCTGCGTTACTGTAATGCTTTTTATTCAGCTTAAAATTAGGATGCGTTTCTGGAACCTTATAATAGTCTGCCATGTTATCAAAAATCAATAAATCCTGACTAATCAAAGTTATTAAATTGCTACGATTATTTAAATTTAATTAATTTTTAGTAATCTTTCTTAATTTCTGACAAATCTTCAATATCATTTATCTCAGAAACCTGTGAAACGATAGGTTGTTGTACTTTACCGAATAGACGAGTTCCCCAGTTATTCCATTTATACCGCTTAGCGTAGATTAGTAAAATAATAGGATTTATAACTAATGCCCCAATCCAGACTTCCCAATCTGCAGTAGGATTAGAAATATCTCTTAAAATAGATTCAGTGTTAAATGCTGTCCAATCTGCAGTAACCAATAACGAAGCTACAAGGTTATTTGCGGCGTGAAAACCTAAAGAAAGTTCTAATCCCTCATCCATCAGCGTCATGACACCCAGCATAATTGCAGTTCCAAAATATGAAACCATTACTAAATCTCCCATCTGCGTCACTTCTGGATTTGCATAATGCATTGCTCCAAAAATAAAAGAAGTAATCACTAATGGAATCCAGCGATAGCCCGTTTTTATTCCTATTCCCTGCATTAAATAACCTCTGAAGAAATATTCCTCAAAACTAGTTTGCAGTGGTACAAATACAACTGCAATAAGCATTAAAATCAGAAAAGGAACCAAATTGAAATTAAAGACGTAATCATCGGGACTTACGAAGAAATAATCTACTAAAATCAATATTACATTTAATATGGCTATGGTAGAAAATGAAAACCAAAATCTACTCCAATCTATCTTATTTCTGCTGGTTGTTAGGTTGGTGATGCTATTTTTATGAATCCCCTCGTTTAACAAAAAGAGTACTAATAGAGATAAAGCAAAACCCAACAACATAAAGAAAAAAGTGGTATTGCTACTAAAATCAGACATCATTCGATTCTGGTCGGAAAAAACAGCTATCAGTTTTTCATTATAGCCATATTTGAACCCTAAAGCAATAATAAATGGAAGAGTTTGTAAAATAACCCAACTAAAAAAAATTGCTATCGTACCAAATAAATACCTTGCACCGCTGCTCTTGCCTTTAAAGGCCTGCTCTATATACATTCTTTAATTTAAAAATTGAAATCCCAGGTATTGTTGGGATTATAACTAATTTCTCCGTTTTTTACCTCTAATGGACTTTCTATATTGTTGGTGTACAAACTTCCCGTTCCTAATCCTTGTGGCATTCTTACCTTCTGTTCGTAGGTAAACTGTGAAATCGCATTTAGCCCAATATTACTTTCTAAAGCGCTTGTATTCCACCAACCAATATTATTAGCTTCTGCCAGATCTATCCATTGTTGAGTTCCTTTGAAACCACCGATCAAACTCGGTTTAAAAATTAAGTATTGTGGCTGTATAGTTTGTAGCAATTTCTCCTTTTTTGTTACATCAAAAACGCCTATTAGTTCTTCATCCAAAGCAATAGGCAACGGAGTTTCATCACAAAGCTTTGCCATTTCTTCCAAATTTCCCTGCTTTATCGGCTGCTCAATACTGTGAAGATCTAATTCACTTAAATGCTTTAATTTTTCTAATGCATTTTTAGGATCAAAAGCACCGTTGGCATCAACACGTAGTTCTATTTCTTCTGCGGAATATTGCGAGCGAATATACTTCAGCAATTCTAACTCAGTTTCAAAATCGATGGCTCCGATTTTCATTTTTATGCAATTGAAACCTGACTTCAATTTATCTTCAATCTGAGATTTCATAAAAGTCTTCTCGCCCATCCATATTAAACCATTAATAGCTATCGCGTCTTTGCCCTGAGTAAAAGGGGAAGGAAATAAATCGAATTTAGATTTACTTTCTAAAGATTGAAACGCCATCTCTATCCCGAATTGAATACTAGGGAATTCTATTAATTCTGCCCAAAGTTTATCTTTTCCTAATTCGATATTATCGCAAGCCCACTTCAACTGTTGTTCATAATCTGGGCGATCGTCGATACTTAATCCTCTTAAGATTCCACATTCCCCATAACCCAAATTATTGCCATTTTCAATTTTGATAAACCAGGTTTCCTTAACAGTAAGAACGCCCCGGGAAGTTCCACTGGGG is from Zunongwangia endophytica and encodes:
- a CDS encoding PLD nuclease N-terminal domain-containing protein; protein product: MLHQTLAIGALQLILILITCLFALLFPLLAIIDIVRNDFKGNDKIVWLLVVIFFSFFGTLLYFVMGRKQRLT
- a CDS encoding AHH domain-containing protein, giving the protein MKKLLLFVVLLSLFSCTDDDLTPDTSNEIIILEDISYQSFDQEKILNTVINNHTRNKSLLNAKGHTEKFSEKKFLIDTTKIQKIIKDGKTSYTFHVKSNEASDNSFENIVLQEQENYKFRAYLIRYTPSEPIDKFGEHHSFNFKGTRKITEISTNDIYYLNSTYGGQFTTVCNTIIEIWCDYGHPHLAGEQCFIEASSKNDERLYVKPRKVCSTIRNEEDPGENPTPGIGDDDYNNGGGPGGPSFPGEDIITNPNPDGSYTDIDGGDVISHILNLDLVNERPWLGSHQNIYNEIKYFLDTNKNPDGSYKENIIEEARMRVKVEMADDNRWNFSEKGTFRDRSGLKYKATYKPSPAEKMYLLENGLVLYQSSTKRAINPQDLLNLANTEPEIEGYHYIYNYNIKRWYEYRLPKNTVDNTADLDFLIKGFWKVAKLVGRYATPIEDGIILIDGKDFDGELANQYAAGGMILVSIVPGGKILKPATKIIAGATKWVKIIKIADGKVIRWTSKIANNLVDFGAYNSSKFRKQLGLMVGDATQQAHHILSRNLRNHRVIQKAAKYVDEPFHIDELLNGIPVETWRNQFNHFAYDARVKALLDNIPASLSDKKSYEQLKEIIEYISQVITDNKNKHLNDLNF
- a CDS encoding CPBP family intramembrane glutamic endopeptidase, which encodes MYIEQAFKGKSSGARYLFGTIAIFFSWVILQTLPFIIALGFKYGYNEKLIAVFSDQNRMMSDFSSNTTFFFMLLGFALSLLVLFLLNEGIHKNSITNLTTSRNKIDWSRFWFSFSTIAILNVILILVDYFFVSPDDYVFNFNLVPFLILMLIAVVFVPLQTSFEEYFFRGYLMQGIGIKTGYRWIPLVITSFIFGAMHYANPEVTQMGDLVMVSYFGTAIMLGVMTLMDEGLELSLGFHAANNLVASLLVTADWTAFNTESILRDISNPTADWEVWIGALVINPIILLIYAKRYKWNNWGTRLFGKVQQPIVSQVSEINDIEDLSEIKKDY
- a CDS encoding helix-turn-helix transcriptional regulator, whose product is MKNTIKVERAKKSMTQEDLAKLIGVSRQTVNSIEKNRYAPSTILALKLSRIFECSVNEIFQLEEKD
- a CDS encoding AMP-binding protein produces the protein MADYYKVPETHPNFKLNKKHYSNAELRQLAFKFIKEGEAFEEEVGNFILEWLKPHDFVEVKTSGSTGKPKTIQLKKEYMANSAMATAKYFDLPEDTKALLCLPATYIAGKMMIIRAIICGWQLDLVPPSSTPLDQVFKIYDFCAMIPFQLDNSVGRLHLVRKLIVGGGAMSLRLQKMVKEVNTKVYETYGMTETITHIAARRINPTKKKKQARPFKVLPNINISKDERDCLVIKAPKLSDEIITTNDVVEIVTYKKFNWKGRIDNVINSGGVKLHPEEIEKKLGKIIDSRFFITSLPNDSLGNKLVLFIEAAFSEEHLTEMKAKISNLKSLERFEHPKKIYFVEKFEETSSGKIHRDNTLKSRVS
- a CDS encoding o-succinylbenzoate synthase, coding for MQATYKKHILEFKRPSGTSRGVLTVKETWFIKIENGNNLGYGECGILRGLSIDDRPDYEQQLKWACDNIELGKDKLWAELIEFPSIQFGIEMAFQSLESKSKFDLFPSPFTQGKDAIAINGLIWMGEKTFMKSQIEDKLKSGFNCIKMKIGAIDFETELELLKYIRSQYSAEEIELRVDANGAFDPKNALEKLKHLSELDLHSIEQPIKQGNLEEMAKLCDETPLPIALDEELIGVFDVTKKEKLLQTIQPQYLIFKPSLIGGFKGTQQWIDLAEANNIGWWNTSALESNIGLNAISQFTYEQKVRMPQGLGTGSLYTNNIESPLEVKNGEISYNPNNTWDFNF